One Pseudodesulfovibrio senegalensis DNA segment encodes these proteins:
- a CDS encoding sigma 54-interacting transcriptional regulator, with the protein MTNYKVGVLRSRFLVCDRNQRVRRLLADILEQCGYDVAQTDDPEEFFRRLDEGWPDVAMAGNLPLEHGQSLVDRFLDMGLHVPLIVMVEDDGVDHALSMFEHGVFGYVRIPVERATLAAVAFRAVDHCRLLKRVRLLGHEGRDLRSLFQGLLNTCPTPAWALDPAGHVVDANTAAASALGRTVDSVRGRQYRDLVDPEAGDLFERAVEEVRRGAENVQFEKARGEAMFEIMLRPVYRDRVLVGFTLVETDVTARRRSEQELAQSEQRYRSVYQAARDAILLINRSDGRILDTNDAALRLYGYSREEMLGLSLEDIAAEPEQSMQDLRQGYEASPLRHHVRKDGSEFPVEASMSHFGHDGQAVTTAFIRDISNRKVVEEALREGARLYRAVVEDQTELICRFAPDFSLTFVNPACTKFFNRDEDDLLDTSFLSLVVAEERDNLMEWVRKVTPERPVMAVEQRTMRSDGAIRWMRWINRAIYDHKGHLRQFQCVGRDVSDRKAADEALEMANREKERLRLNLEATFRSIPDGIITVDSDMRVISTNSAVTPMCSIDRDNAPGRPVGDVMTCANSPCVSVLQQVLRTRRPVRGYEVQCSHDGGPERMLELNCSPLMDANMQFVGAVLVIKDITRIADLEKRLQERFGFRGMVGKSECMQEVYHLLEQLSPLDSTVLVRGESGTGKELVADALHYGGSRAACAMVKVNCSALSESLLESELFGHIRGAFTGAVRDKVGRIEAAQGGTLFLDEIGDISPLLQVKLLRFLEQKEYEKVGESKTRKADVRIIAATNVDLLAKVHEGAFREDLYYRLNVMPVYLPPLRERDGDMPLLVNHFLEAFGETFKKRFTGVSQEVLDLFMRYQWPGNIRELKHIMEHACILAPEGEIGLEYIRRDIIEDFSGIRESAPMRKRKPVNADAAAIVEALKKTGGNKAKAAKLLGIHRATLYRKMDQFGLEQ; encoded by the coding sequence ATGACAAATTACAAGGTGGGAGTTTTGCGATCCAGATTTCTCGTGTGTGACCGTAATCAGCGTGTGCGGCGTCTGTTGGCCGACATTTTGGAGCAGTGCGGTTACGATGTTGCACAAACAGATGATCCGGAGGAATTTTTCAGGCGCCTTGATGAGGGGTGGCCCGATGTGGCCATGGCCGGCAACCTGCCTCTGGAACATGGACAATCGTTGGTGGACCGTTTTCTGGATATGGGCTTGCACGTGCCGTTGATCGTGATGGTGGAGGACGACGGCGTGGATCATGCCCTTTCCATGTTCGAGCATGGCGTATTCGGCTATGTTCGGATTCCGGTGGAGCGGGCTACGCTGGCTGCGGTGGCGTTTCGTGCCGTGGATCATTGCCGCCTGCTCAAGCGCGTGCGTCTGCTGGGGCACGAGGGACGCGACCTGCGCAGTCTTTTTCAGGGGCTTCTCAACACCTGTCCTACTCCGGCGTGGGCTCTGGACCCGGCCGGGCATGTGGTGGACGCCAACACGGCGGCCGCATCGGCGCTGGGACGGACCGTGGATTCCGTGCGCGGCAGGCAGTACCGCGATTTGGTGGACCCCGAGGCCGGCGACCTGTTCGAGCGGGCCGTGGAAGAAGTGCGCCGCGGCGCCGAGAACGTCCAGTTCGAGAAGGCGCGCGGCGAAGCCATGTTTGAGATCATGCTCAGGCCGGTTTATCGCGACAGGGTTCTGGTGGGATTCACCCTCGTGGAAACGGACGTGACCGCCCGCAGGCGCTCCGAGCAGGAGCTGGCCCAGAGCGAGCAGCGATATCGCAGCGTGTATCAGGCCGCGCGGGATGCCATTTTGCTTATCAACCGTTCGGATGGCCGTATTCTGGACACCAATGACGCGGCCTTGCGCCTGTACGGATATTCCCGCGAGGAAATGCTGGGCCTGAGCCTTGAGGACATTGCCGCGGAACCGGAGCAGAGCATGCAGGACCTGCGGCAGGGCTATGAAGCCTCCCCCCTGCGGCACCACGTTCGCAAGGACGGCTCCGAATTCCCGGTGGAAGCGTCCATGAGCCATTTCGGGCATGACGGGCAGGCCGTGACCACGGCGTTCATCCGCGACATTTCCAACCGCAAGGTGGTGGAAGAGGCCCTGCGCGAGGGCGCACGGCTTTATCGGGCCGTGGTTGAAGACCAGACCGAACTCATCTGCCGTTTTGCCCCGGATTTTTCGCTCACCTTCGTCAATCCGGCCTGCACCAAGTTTTTCAACCGTGATGAGGACGACCTGCTGGACACCAGCTTCCTTTCGCTGGTGGTGGCCGAGGAGCGGGACAACCTTATGGAATGGGTGCGCAAGGTCACGCCCGAACGCCCGGTCATGGCCGTGGAACAGCGGACCATGCGCAGCGACGGCGCCATTCGCTGGATGCGTTGGATCAACCGGGCCATTTATGACCACAAGGGCCATCTTCGCCAGTTCCAGTGTGTGGGCCGCGACGTGAGCGACCGCAAGGCAGCGGATGAGGCCCTTGAAATGGCCAATCGCGAAAAGGAGCGTCTGCGCCTGAATCTGGAGGCAACGTTCCGCAGTATTCCGGACGGCATCATTACCGTGGACAGCGACATGCGCGTCATTTCCACCAACAGTGCGGTCACGCCCATGTGTTCCATCGACCGGGACAATGCTCCCGGCCGTCCCGTAGGCGACGTCATGACCTGTGCGAACAGTCCGTGCGTCAGCGTTTTGCAGCAGGTGCTGCGCACCCGCAGGCCCGTGCGCGGGTACGAGGTGCAGTGCAGCCACGACGGCGGCCCGGAACGTATGCTGGAACTGAACTGCTCGCCGCTCATGGACGCCAACATGCAGTTTGTCGGCGCCGTGCTGGTGATCAAGGACATCACCCGCATTGCGGATTTGGAAAAACGGCTTCAGGAACGATTCGGGTTCCGGGGCATGGTGGGCAAAAGCGAGTGCATGCAGGAGGTCTATCATCTGCTGGAACAGCTTTCGCCACTGGACTCCACGGTGCTCGTGCGCGGGGAATCCGGAACCGGCAAGGAACTGGTGGCCGACGCCCTGCACTACGGGGGCAGCCGTGCCGCGTGCGCCATGGTCAAGGTCAACTGCTCGGCCCTTTCCGAAAGCCTGCTGGAAAGCGAGCTGTTCGGGCACATCAGGGGAGCGTTTACCGGGGCCGTGCGCGACAAGGTCGGGCGCATCGAGGCCGCACAGGGCGGCACCCTCTTTCTGGACGAAATCGGCGACATATCCCCGCTGCTCCAGGTCAAACTGCTTCGTTTCCTTGAGCAGAAGGAATACGAAAAGGTCGGGGAATCCAAGACCCGCAAGGCAGACGTGCGCATCATCGCGGCCACCAACGTGGACCTTTTGGCCAAGGTGCACGAGGGAGCCTTCCGCGAGGACCTTTATTACCGGCTCAACGTCATGCCCGTATACCTGCCGCCCCTGCGCGAACGGGATGGAGACATGCCCCTGCTGGTCAACCATTTTCTGGAAGCGTTCGGCGAAACGTTCAAGAAACGTTTTACGGGCGTGAGTCAGGAGGTGCTGGACCTGTTCATGCGCTACCAGTGGCCCGGCAACATCCGCGAGCTCAAGCATATCATGGAGCATGCCTGCATTCTGGCCCCAGAAGGAGAAATCGGGCTGGAATACATTCGACGTGATATTATTGAGGATTTCAGCGGCATACGGGAAAGCGCCCCCATGAGGAAACGCAAGCCCGTCAACGCCGATGCGGCCGCCATCGTCGAAGCCCTGAAAAAGACCGGGGGCAACAAAGCCAAGGCCGCCAAGTTGTTGGGCATTCACAGGGCCACCCTGTACCGCAAGATGGACCAGTTCGGCCTGGAGCAGTAG
- a CDS encoding protein kinase domain-containing protein yields the protein MWARIQEMAIRREAPDELEPGDKAGGVTIRQRIPFMVGNRRYRGLADLRPFEVRQFYDVDTGAFLRWQHQARFAHLDEHPAFVRACREWHGGVILPDPRLPTLFQNTAKAPLDRETALDFAYRLAVTVNTLHAHGSAHLNICTHSVLRDASTNEPKLMRFGQSIRAGWQDMWANTRRTAVDWRFAAPELIRGDPAHAPADIFAFGTLLQEITNPAPKSHSIAQWLASMPQLWKLLVTTKPDESLPPAVRALIRESRAFRAEDRPTMAEAVDILAATARGEYAIAPEVEDPPRPETVGRRHVMVFVKPDRHAPHLFAEALESAAETDDALLFVSLIPVNLAYGELEMFKAQLFKTLGAGLRQCRERGALWGLRLLENVDAERAAERMVRQFSPDHVLCGPPSPKGVLRRMSSGVVHHIEKTETNLKIIDNSDQARAFNADSGTD from the coding sequence ATGTGGGCGCGTATTCAGGAAATGGCCATCCGGCGTGAAGCGCCGGACGAGCTTGAACCCGGAGACAAGGCCGGAGGCGTGACCATCCGGCAGCGCATCCCCTTCATGGTCGGCAACCGCCGCTACAGGGGATTGGCTGATCTGCGCCCCTTCGAGGTCCGCCAGTTCTATGACGTGGACACCGGGGCCTTTCTGCGCTGGCAGCATCAGGCCCGCTTTGCCCATCTGGACGAACATCCCGCGTTCGTGCGGGCCTGCCGCGAATGGCACGGCGGCGTGATCCTGCCGGACCCGCGCCTGCCAACGCTGTTCCAGAACACGGCCAAGGCGCCGCTGGACAGGGAAACGGCCCTTGATTTCGCCTACCGCTTGGCCGTGACCGTCAACACCCTGCACGCCCACGGCTCGGCCCATCTGAACATCTGCACCCATTCGGTGCTGCGCGATGCCTCCACCAATGAGCCGAAACTCATGCGCTTCGGGCAATCAATACGCGCCGGATGGCAGGACATGTGGGCCAACACGCGGCGCACGGCCGTGGACTGGCGTTTCGCCGCCCCGGAACTGATCCGCGGCGATCCGGCCCATGCGCCCGCCGACATTTTCGCCTTCGGCACCCTGCTGCAGGAAATCACCAACCCGGCTCCCAAAAGCCACTCCATTGCCCAATGGCTTGCCTCCATGCCCCAACTCTGGAAACTGCTGGTCACCACAAAACCGGACGAATCACTGCCCCCGGCGGTCCGCGCCCTGATCAGGGAGTCGCGCGCCTTCCGTGCCGAAGACCGGCCCACCATGGCCGAGGCCGTGGACATTCTCGCGGCAACGGCCCGCGGAGAATACGCCATTGCGCCCGAGGTGGAAGACCCGCCGCGTCCCGAGACAGTAGGACGCCGCCATGTCATGGTTTTTGTCAAACCGGACCGGCACGCGCCACACCTGTTCGCCGAGGCCTTGGAAAGCGCGGCAGAAACCGACGACGCGCTTTTGTTCGTCAGCCTCATTCCCGTGAATCTGGCCTATGGCGAGTTGGAGATGTTCAAGGCGCAACTGTTCAAGACTTTGGGCGCCGGATTGCGGCAATGCCGGGAAAGGGGAGCGCTCTGGGGGCTGCGCCTGCTGGAAAATGTGGACGCGGAACGCGCTGCCGAACGCATGGTCCGCCAATTTTCTCCGGACCACGTCCTGTGCGGTCCGCCATCGCCCAAAGGCGTGCTGCGCCGCATGAGTTCCGGGGTGGTGCACCACATCGAAAAAACCGAAACAAATCTGAAAATCATCGACAATTCCGATCAGGCAAGGGCCTTCAACGCCGATTCAGGCACCGACTGA
- a CDS encoding universal stress protein: protein MFKRILLATHGTPGARKAEDLAADWARKTGAELAVVSIFNDDWKHMTGDDWLNTSTARMQFASYVEDQVNDEMDALEQRLREQFQGLNVRFLRRSGVVEDELCKAAEETGADIVVLGAYQKKQAPGFKARFENRQLHPQLPCPLLVAP, encoded by the coding sequence ATGTTCAAACGCATTCTTCTCGCCACACACGGGACCCCGGGTGCGCGCAAGGCCGAAGACCTCGCCGCGGACTGGGCGCGGAAGACCGGGGCCGAGCTCGCGGTCGTTTCCATTTTCAACGACGACTGGAAGCACATGACCGGCGACGACTGGTTGAACACGTCCACGGCCCGCATGCAGTTCGCCAGCTATGTGGAAGATCAGGTCAATGATGAAATGGACGCGCTGGAACAACGCCTGCGCGAACAGTTCCAGGGACTGAACGTCCGCTTCCTGCGCCGATCCGGCGTGGTGGAGGACGAACTCTGCAAAGCCGCCGAAGAAACCGGCGCGGACATCGTGGTTCTTGGCGCGTACCAGAAAAAACAGGCTCCGGGCTTCAAGGCCCGCTTTGAAAACAGGCAACTGCATCCGCAACTGCCCTGCCCGCTGCTGGTGGCACCCTGA
- a CDS encoding YeiH family protein, whose translation MANSDVGRPSNTPLIIISSLMLLFGVLVVSGALTPMFKSLHTHKQIDLMETMTFVGAILGFVTALLRQVRMNKPMGRFDVFVLETVPGILFIMVLAMGIRWFMEPVVVLMSKQLVPVLGFKLHKVLNLNYVVLGILVGIVITNSWGIPKFAASGVKTARFVLKMGVILLGARYSFAELAKLGMVSVWMIGFFVLGTVFFVLFLGNLFKQPKSMTGVLSAGMGVCGVSATVACAPVVRARCSEMAYTIGTILGFGILCMFAFPTIGKIVGMNPTQFGAWAGTGILNSAQVAAACLAFNAVDIKTLKVGEIFNITRVLFLPVIVLVLASWYGKQSGKKLSFKEVVIDKFPLFILGFLLLFLMSSFGLFSPSDHYKGKYLDFSYNQRTEITPEELTVLQNAETVGIPGLNADEKAAFEDLVKQHQIAGNFADRDNKTAFDTTARQRMAGLESILARAKGKEITIGAEVKSALKHAVRQVHKKSKTIVTLTDAMIWFFAYGLIGLGMQITRKSLAQAGGWPLVMGAISGITKASLSFIVVMYFVKDVVLK comes from the coding sequence ATGGCAAATTCCGACGTAGGGCGTCCAAGCAACACGCCGCTGATCATCATCAGCAGCCTGATGCTCCTGTTCGGTGTCCTGGTTGTATCCGGGGCGCTCACTCCGATGTTCAAATCGTTGCACACCCACAAACAGATCGACCTCATGGAGACCATGACCTTCGTGGGGGCGATTCTCGGTTTCGTCACGGCCCTTTTGCGACAGGTGCGCATGAACAAACCCATGGGGCGATTTGACGTATTCGTGCTCGAAACCGTTCCCGGCATCCTGTTCATCATGGTGCTGGCCATGGGCATCCGCTGGTTCATGGAACCGGTGGTGGTGCTCATGTCCAAGCAACTTGTTCCGGTGCTGGGCTTCAAGCTCCACAAGGTGCTCAACCTGAACTACGTGGTTCTGGGCATCCTCGTGGGTATCGTCATCACCAACAGCTGGGGCATCCCCAAGTTCGCGGCCAGCGGCGTCAAGACCGCACGGTTCGTGCTCAAGATGGGCGTCATCCTTCTGGGCGCACGCTATTCCTTTGCCGAGCTGGCCAAGCTGGGCATGGTTTCGGTCTGGATGATCGGGTTCTTCGTGCTGGGCACGGTGTTCTTCGTGCTCTTTTTGGGCAACCTGTTCAAGCAACCCAAATCCATGACCGGCGTGCTTTCCGCGGGTATGGGCGTTTGCGGCGTTTCCGCCACCGTGGCCTGCGCCCCGGTGGTGCGCGCCCGCTGTTCCGAGATGGCCTATACCATCGGCACCATCCTCGGCTTCGGCATCCTGTGCATGTTCGCCTTCCCCACCATCGGCAAGATCGTGGGCATGAACCCGACCCAGTTCGGCGCATGGGCCGGCACCGGCATCCTGAACTCCGCTCAGGTGGCCGCCGCCTGCCTGGCCTTCAACGCCGTGGACATCAAGACCCTCAAGGTCGGTGAAATCTTCAACATCACCCGCGTGCTGTTCCTGCCGGTCATCGTTCTGGTGCTGGCCAGCTGGTACGGCAAGCAGTCGGGCAAAAAACTGAGCTTCAAGGAAGTTGTCATCGACAAGTTCCCCCTCTTCATCCTGGGCTTCCTGCTGCTCTTCCTCATGTCTTCCTTCGGCCTGTTCAGCCCTTCGGACCACTACAAGGGCAAATACCTCGACTTCAGCTACAACCAGCGCACCGAGATCACCCCCGAGGAACTGACCGTGCTGCAGAACGCCGAGACCGTTGGCATTCCGGGCCTGAACGCCGATGAAAAGGCCGCATTCGAGGATCTGGTCAAACAGCACCAGATCGCGGGCAACTTCGCGGACCGCGACAACAAGACGGCCTTCGACACCACGGCCCGCCAGCGCATGGCCGGACTGGAATCCATCCTTGCGCGCGCCAAGGGCAAGGAAATCACCATCGGCGCGGAAGTGAAAAGCGCGCTCAAGCACGCGGTCCGTCAGGTGCACAAGAAGTCCAAGACCATCGTGACCCTGACCGACGCCATGATCTGGTTCTTTGCCTACGGCCTGATCGGACTGGGCATGCAGATCACGCGCAAATCCTTGGCACAGGCGGGCGGATGGCCGCTAGTCATGGGCGCCATCTCCGGCATAACCAAGGCGTCGCTGTCCTTTATCGTCGTCATGTACTTCGTCAAAGACGTTGTTCTCAAGTAA
- a CDS encoding c-type heme family protein → MTTLRPQSLQSRFLLGLGAIVLLVGVFFSASMYFHLKDLLHSQVVDKAELMLAQVDSVQQYVRTTLRPKMYTMVSDDQFVIEAMSSSYISRKVMDRLNMEKSQYLYRRVSENARNPKFEINELERGLMQEFRADPELAFWEGYRNIKGVEYFLTARPVVFAKKCMHCHGSPDKAPKVLLERYGDRRGFGRKVGEIGGIDLVGLPVDSAVSQIRDATVGYVGIYASGMLIFFTVVQFFFNRLVTHNLHRLTRVFRERFKDQEEIRVLDKVEQKDEIEEVVQGMEELGDHLVNVQNQLRDYAANLECMVERRTEELSIEAAERQSDVALFVLLLDKLNRARSRHEMWHSALPEIARRFEASSAAFICMLATQNYYSWPEGLERPEMPENWREILTESVPLFEPGRAVIPVGADDSVNEGLLFVTWDHGVDLKQQDRTLLRALGQQIGIAMENLGALDNLVRQKDLLQSVVEGIADPLLFMDGNCTVVLANQGARTLGDSLAGLDDDSDEGDGAQKLIPALFSECYGQEGSDCPLRQTMDRGQPDQREVGTPDGRHFSVSMYPVGDADRRLVVYVREVTNEKRMLARMRQSEKLATVGKFASGLAHEMNNPLGVIKCYGELLRNAAPSDQAREDVDVIMRHATQAQNVLQDLLNFARPAKLAAEDATLGEVVRGAVRSYGVQAETLGVGLKAHVDPQAGDFVLSRQAGDQILSNLLGNALDALEGSEDGRIDVDVSCSADKAEVVLSVCDNGPGVPPDVLESIFDPFFSTKDVGKGTGLGLAVVYGIIKDMGGSIDVSAGAGARFVVRFPARNNDTGKA, encoded by the coding sequence ATGACGACCCTGCGCCCACAGAGCCTGCAATCCCGATTCCTGCTCGGACTCGGTGCCATCGTGTTGCTGGTGGGCGTGTTCTTTTCCGCCAGCATGTATTTTCATCTCAAGGACCTGTTGCATTCGCAGGTGGTGGACAAGGCCGAACTGATGCTGGCGCAGGTGGATTCCGTGCAGCAATACGTGCGCACGACCCTGCGGCCCAAGATGTACACCATGGTTTCCGACGACCAGTTCGTGATCGAGGCCATGAGTTCCTCGTATATTTCCCGCAAGGTCATGGATCGGCTGAACATGGAAAAATCCCAGTACCTGTATCGCCGGGTTTCGGAAAACGCCCGCAATCCCAAGTTCGAGATCAATGAACTGGAGCGCGGACTCATGCAGGAATTCCGGGCGGACCCCGAGCTTGCGTTCTGGGAAGGGTATCGCAACATCAAGGGCGTGGAATATTTCCTGACCGCGCGCCCGGTGGTCTTTGCGAAAAAGTGCATGCATTGCCACGGCAGCCCGGACAAGGCTCCCAAGGTGCTGCTGGAGCGCTACGGCGACAGGCGCGGGTTCGGCAGGAAGGTGGGGGAGATCGGCGGCATCGACCTCGTGGGCCTGCCCGTGGATTCGGCCGTGAGCCAGATTCGCGACGCCACCGTGGGCTATGTGGGTATCTATGCTTCTGGAATGCTGATCTTTTTTACCGTGGTGCAATTTTTCTTCAACCGGCTGGTGACCCACAACCTGCATCGGCTGACCCGCGTGTTCCGCGAGCGTTTCAAGGACCAGGAGGAAATCCGGGTTCTGGACAAGGTGGAGCAGAAGGACGAGATCGAGGAAGTGGTGCAGGGCATGGAGGAACTGGGCGACCATCTCGTGAACGTGCAGAACCAGTTGCGCGACTATGCGGCCAATCTGGAATGCATGGTGGAACGGCGCACCGAAGAGTTGAGCATCGAAGCCGCGGAACGCCAGTCGGACGTGGCCCTGTTCGTGCTCCTGCTGGACAAGCTGAACCGCGCCCGTTCGCGGCATGAGATGTGGCACAGCGCCCTGCCGGAAATCGCCCGGCGTTTCGAGGCCTCGAGCGCGGCCTTCATCTGCATGCTGGCCACCCAGAACTACTACTCGTGGCCCGAAGGGTTGGAACGGCCGGAAATGCCGGAAAACTGGCGTGAAATCCTCACGGAGAGCGTGCCGCTTTTCGAACCGGGCCGGGCGGTCATTCCGGTGGGCGCGGACGATTCGGTCAACGAGGGGCTGCTGTTCGTGACGTGGGATCACGGCGTGGACCTCAAACAGCAGGACCGCACCCTGTTGCGTGCGCTGGGGCAGCAGATCGGCATTGCCATGGAAAACCTCGGCGCCCTGGACAACCTCGTGCGCCAGAAGGATCTGCTGCAATCCGTGGTGGAAGGCATTGCCGACCCCCTGTTGTTCATGGACGGCAACTGCACGGTGGTGCTGGCCAATCAGGGAGCGCGCACATTGGGTGACAGCCTTGCCGGACTGGACGATGACTCTGACGAAGGAGACGGTGCGCAGAAACTCATTCCCGCCCTGTTTTCCGAGTGTTACGGGCAGGAGGGCAGCGATTGTCCGCTGCGCCAGACCATGGACCGCGGCCAGCCGGACCAGCGCGAGGTGGGCACCCCGGACGGCCGCCATTTTTCCGTGAGCATGTATCCGGTGGGCGACGCGGACCGGCGATTGGTGGTCTACGTGCGCGAGGTCACCAACGAGAAGCGCATGCTGGCCCGCATGCGCCAGAGCGAAAAGCTGGCCACGGTGGGCAAGTTTGCCTCGGGGCTGGCCCATGAGATGAACAATCCGCTGGGCGTGATCAAGTGCTATGGCGAGCTGTTGCGCAACGCTGCACCTTCGGATCAGGCGCGTGAGGACGTGGACGTGATCATGCGGCACGCTACCCAGGCCCAGAACGTGTTGCAGGATTTGCTGAACTTTGCACGGCCCGCCAAGCTTGCCGCCGAGGACGCGACGCTGGGCGAGGTGGTCCGCGGAGCCGTGCGTTCCTACGGAGTGCAGGCCGAAACCCTTGGCGTGGGACTGAAAGCTCATGTGGACCCTCAGGCCGGGGATTTCGTGCTTTCGCGGCAGGCGGGCGACCAGATTCTTTCCAACCTGCTGGGTAACGCTCTGGATGCGCTGGAAGGCTCTGAAGACGGGCGGATTGATGTGGATGTGAGTTGTTCCGCAGACAAGGCGGAGGTGGTGCTTTCCGTATGCGACAACGGGCCGGGGGTTCCTCCGGACGTGCTCGAAAGCATTTTCGACCCGTTCTTTTCCACCAAGGACGTGGGCAAAGGCACCGGCCTTGGGCTTGCCGTGGTCTACGGCATCATCAAGGACATGGGCGGCAGCATTGACGTGAGCGCCGGCGCTGGCGCACGATTCGTGGTCCGTTTTCCGGCCCGGAACAATGATACGGGGAAAGCATGA
- a CDS encoding sigma-54-dependent transcriptional regulator: protein MSENASILVVDDERDFAHGVTRLLQAQFPGRRIISVHSGDEALGVLENEPFGVLMTDLSMPGMDGLELMDRTREMCPQTTAVLLTAYGTIETAVQAVKGGAHDFLTKPVEPENLFRVTARALEHHRLLMENTRLRSLVGRYAQCDALVGDSAPMRRLKDALAAIAESDYTVLIRGESGTGKELVARTIHDLSRRSGRELLSVNCPAIPEQLLESELFGHVRGAFTGADRDRDGLFVAARGGSLLLDEIGDIPLALQTKLLRCLQEQEVRPVGANRNVPVDVRILASTNQDLEARMRDKSFREDLYYRLNVLSVQVPPLRDRPGDIPLLAHHFMFRTCEEMDREPCELSPEALAYLGARQWPGNVRELQNFVRRLSVFCSGSGVVDMALVRFVESQTSDSSGTGQGAPSVSPYKEAKAAVVDDFTRAYVENLLTVTSGNVSEAARISGLSRVALQKIIKRLGVGVARFR from the coding sequence ATGAGCGAAAACGCAAGTATTTTGGTAGTGGACGACGAGCGGGATTTCGCCCATGGGGTGACCCGCCTGCTTCAGGCCCAGTTTCCCGGACGCCGGATCATTTCGGTCCACTCCGGGGACGAGGCGCTGGGGGTCCTCGAGAATGAGCCGTTCGGCGTGCTCATGACCGACCTTTCCATGCCCGGCATGGACGGCCTGGAGCTCATGGACCGGACCCGGGAAATGTGCCCGCAGACCACGGCCGTGCTGCTCACGGCCTACGGCACCATCGAGACGGCCGTGCAGGCGGTCAAGGGTGGCGCCCACGATTTTCTGACCAAGCCCGTGGAACCGGAGAATCTGTTCCGGGTTACGGCACGGGCATTGGAACACCATCGCCTTCTGATGGAAAACACGCGCCTGCGCAGCCTTGTGGGCCGTTACGCGCAGTGCGATGCGCTTGTGGGCGACAGTGCGCCCATGCGTCGGCTCAAGGATGCATTGGCTGCCATTGCCGAATCCGACTACACCGTGCTCATTCGCGGGGAGTCCGGCACCGGCAAGGAACTGGTGGCCCGGACCATCCACGATCTGAGCCGTCGTTCCGGACGCGAATTGCTGAGCGTGAACTGCCCGGCCATTCCTGAGCAGTTGCTGGAATCCGAGCTGTTCGGCCATGTGCGTGGCGCATTCACTGGTGCGGATCGCGACCGGGACGGGCTGTTCGTTGCGGCCCGGGGGGGCAGCCTGCTGCTGGACGAGATCGGGGACATTCCCCTCGCCCTGCAAACCAAGCTGTTGCGTTGCCTGCAGGAGCAGGAGGTCCGGCCTGTTGGTGCCAACCGCAACGTGCCCGTGGACGTGCGCATTCTGGCCAGCACCAATCAGGATCTGGAAGCGCGGATGCGTGACAAAAGCTTTCGTGAGGACCTTTACTATCGGCTGAACGTGCTTTCCGTGCAGGTGCCGCCACTCAGGGACCGGCCCGGCGACATCCCTCTGCTGGCGCACCATTTCATGTTTCGGACCTGCGAGGAAATGGATCGGGAACCGTGCGAGCTTTCGCCCGAGGCCCTGGCCTATCTCGGTGCCCGGCAGTGGCCCGGAAACGTGCGCGAATTGCAGAATTTCGTCAGGCGGCTTTCCGTGTTCTGCAGCGGCTCCGGAGTGGTGGACATGGCTCTGGTCCGCTTTGTGGAAAGCCAGACATCGGATTCGTCCGGCACCGGGCAGGGGGCTCCGTCCGTTTCTCCTTACAAGGAAGCCAAGGCCGCGGTGGTGGACGATTTTACGCGGGCCTACGTGGAGAACCTCTTGACGGTCACCTCGGGAAATGTCTCCGAGGCCGCACGGATCAGCGGGCTTTCCCGCGTGGCCCTGCAAAAGATCATCAAGCGTCTTGGTGTCGGCGTGGCCCGGTTTCGATAG